A region from the Acidobacteriota bacterium genome encodes:
- a CDS encoding zf-HC2 domain-containing protein — MIDCDPVKITLFLNGEMSPEEMNAMLDHLEACPECRAAFDDLLKFKTLAPEIRSELTGGFFKFAAMSPALRRRAWLFGAAAAAVVVLVAGLFVLRHLALRQLGSPLGDLLETGAIAYVPPAMRGGESAPADARAGVMAAYAKGEYERFIAGAAEWLKSHPDDEGVMLHAGVAAYLEGRHAIAAIYLRWAVETGGPPRPEEEWYLANALLRQRQYAEARPLLEHLSQLEHPYAARARAILAALDKQAVVKG, encoded by the coding sequence ATGATAGACTGCGATCCGGTCAAGATCACGCTGTTTCTCAACGGCGAGATGTCGCCCGAAGAGATGAACGCGATGCTGGACCACTTGGAAGCGTGTCCCGAGTGCCGCGCGGCGTTCGATGATCTGCTGAAGTTCAAGACACTGGCGCCGGAGATCCGTTCGGAGTTGACCGGCGGATTCTTCAAGTTCGCCGCGATGAGTCCGGCGCTGCGGCGCCGGGCCTGGCTCTTCGGCGCGGCGGCGGCCGCCGTTGTGGTGCTGGTGGCGGGCTTGTTTGTGCTTCGCCACCTAGCCTTGCGGCAACTGGGCAGCCCGCTGGGCGACCTGCTCGAGACGGGGGCCATCGCATACGTGCCGCCGGCAATGCGAGGCGGAGAGTCAGCGCCCGCCGACGCGCGCGCCGGTGTCATGGCCGCATATGCCAAGGGGGAGTACGAGCGATTTATTGCCGGCGCAGCCGAGTGGCTCAAGAGCCATCCCGACGACGAAGGGGTGATGCTCCATGCCGGCGTGGCGGCCTATCTCGAGGGACGCCACGCCATCGCCGCCATCTATCTGAGATGGGCCGTCGAGACAGGCGGGCCGCCCCGGCCCGAGGAGGAGTGGTACCTGGCCAACGCGCTGCTGCGCCAGCGGCAGTACGCCGAGGCCCGCCCGCTGCTGGAGCACCTGTCCCAGCTGGAGCACCCCTACGCCGCGCGGGCCCGGGCGATCCTCGCCGCGCTGGACAAGCAGGCGGTTGTCAAGGGGTGA
- a CDS encoding polyprenyl synthetase family protein, with protein MNASLILKRIQPDLERVQSCFDSYLNSSVEIVDQLGRYVARQSGKKLRPALLILAGRMIGCEPERLYPLGALVELIHTASLVHDDIIDEADTRRGSPSVNAAYGNHMSVLLGDWLYMTAFQVGVAQQNFRILDVLLDVSRKMVEGELIQADVLGRLDLTAEASLDIAARKTAHLFSAATALPAVSARAEDATIDRLTRIGLNLGLAFQVVDDVLDYTADEQKLGKPVMGDLREGKLTLPVIFLLQSDGAAARRMVQTVVAEKGFTSVQPDALLRELRRAGCLERTMACAHAYADQARTELLTFPSSPHRKTLVQITDFILKRQH; from the coding sequence GTGAATGCCAGCCTGATCCTGAAGCGAATCCAGCCCGACCTCGAGCGGGTCCAGAGCTGTTTCGACAGCTACCTCAATTCCTCCGTGGAGATCGTGGATCAGCTCGGCCGCTACGTCGCCCGGCAGAGCGGCAAGAAGCTGCGGCCGGCGCTGCTGATCCTCGCCGGTCGCATGATCGGCTGTGAGCCTGAGCGCCTGTACCCGCTGGGCGCGTTGGTGGAGCTGATCCACACCGCCTCGCTGGTCCACGACGACATCATCGACGAGGCCGACACCCGGCGGGGTTCCCCGTCGGTCAACGCCGCCTACGGCAACCACATGTCGGTGCTGCTGGGCGACTGGCTGTACATGACCGCATTCCAAGTGGGGGTGGCCCAGCAGAATTTTCGGATCCTCGACGTGCTGCTGGACGTGAGCCGGAAGATGGTGGAAGGGGAGCTGATCCAGGCCGACGTCCTGGGCCGGCTGGACCTCACCGCCGAAGCCAGCCTCGACATTGCCGCCCGCAAGACGGCGCACCTGTTCTCAGCGGCGACCGCACTGCCGGCTGTCTCAGCCCGCGCCGAGGACGCAACCATCGATCGGCTCACCCGGATCGGCCTCAACCTGGGCCTGGCCTTCCAGGTCGTGGACGACGTCCTCGACTACACCGCCGACGAACAGAAGCTGGGCAAGCCGGTCATGGGCGACCTGCGCGAGGGGAAGCTGACCCTGCCGGTGATCTTCCTGCTCCAGTCGGACGGCGCAGCCGCGCGCCGCATGGTGCAGACCGTCGTGGCCGAGAAGGGGTTCACCAGCGTCCAGCCCGATGCCCTGCTGCGCGAGTTGCGCCGCGCCGGTTGTCTGGAGCGGACCATGGCCTGCGCCCACGCCTATGCCGACCAGGCCCGCACCGAGTTGCTGACCTTCCCGTCGTCCCCGCACCGCAAAACGTTGGTGCAGATCACCGACTTCATCCTGAAGCGGCAGCACTGA